A window from Cygnus olor isolate bCygOlo1 chromosome 13, bCygOlo1.pri.v2, whole genome shotgun sequence encodes these proteins:
- the STARD8 gene encoding stAR-related lipid transfer protein 8 isoform X2 yields the protein MLIFLSAFKSQSPMNKARINSFCHEIEAKKACDWLRAAGFPQYAQLYEDSLFPLDIGAVKKDHSFLDQDSLKSLCRRLMTLNTCASMKLEVHFQRKQNEDSEEEDLCAISNRWAFQQESKRWSRVGSVDVLSQASEVPNCTMRQASSRESVLTDLSTNLEAVSLHSSVSTGSTSGTPGIVVTPPEPSPARDAAAVAQPGRSSSTRSLAEPPSGREGPKEKLKKRRSRSFLKRIESLRRKDKEKAGPDEKGVPNSGVMAKPGWDSTKSNGDLTATKGSSPKRGASASFHGKKHFFSVSYRTNRLLGSGRGKGSSEAKRTGVYLEDYETAVTAGGTWAAGERQHRPACRGDCLVYVPRDHKPGTFPKSLSIESLCPLGSSSLTSWKAGDKPVGLAGGGGGSSSSVEGSASPRGFACHRRRGSCSSLGSRASVYDNVPEFGSGDEFSKADGEVTYQNLDDILQHMWGLQQKVELWYKAISPGLAGEDGGEEEEEEEEETDSGGEPTFPSNLHFEERSMSDVGTSASDFDSTGNSLNEAEELEMRERRDSGVGASLTRPCRKLRWHSFQNSHRPSLNSASLEINRQSSAQLNLLQKCSLLRLTAIMEKYSVPHKQAWTWTVPKFMKRSKVPDYRDKAVFGVPPIINVQRTGQPLPQSIQQAMRYLRSQCLDQVGIFRKSGVKSRIQALRHMNETSPDNVNYKGQSAYDVADLLKQYFRDLPEPIFTSKLTDTFLQIYQFVSKEQRLQAVQAAIILMPDENREVLQTLLYFLSDIASAEENQMTAGNLAVCLAPSIFHLNVSKKESTSPRAMHRRGTVGKPDQKDLNENMAATQGLSHMITDCKKLFQVSHDILLQLSSSYMAADAYPHPLADFVCQGESKDLHSYFEQSVQNLLKESSEKFKGWLSTPGPLNTELSCKKVGDGHPLRLWKVSTDVEAPPSMVLHRVLRERHLWDEDLLQSKVVEALDKDMEVYHYVTDSMAPHPRRDSVVLRRWRTDLPRGACLLISISVEHDKLQAEGGVKAVVLTSQYLIEPSGMGRSKVTHICRADLRGRSPEWYNKVFGHLCAMELARIRDSFPALSPNGPETKI from the exons ACTCGCTGTTCCCACTTGACATCGGCGCTGTGAAGAAAGACCACAGTTTCCTGGACCAGGACTCCCTCAAATCCCTCTGCAG GAGGCTGATGACCCTGAACACGTGTGCCTCCATGAAGCTGGAAGTCCACTTTCAGCGTAAACAG AATGAAGACTCCGAGGAAGAGGACCTGTGTGCCATCAGCAACCGGTGGGCTTTCCAGCAGGAAAGCAAGAGGTGGTCCCGGGTGGGCTCTGTCGACGTCCTCTCCCAGGCCTCCGAGGTGCCCAACTGCACCATGCGGCAGGCGTCCAGCCGCGAGAGCGTCCTCACCGACCTCAGCACCAACCTGGAGGCCGTGTCCCTGCACAGCAGCGTCAGCACGGGCAGCACGAGCGGCACGCCCGGCATCGTGGTCACGCCGCCCGAGCCGTCTCCTGCCCGCGACGCTGCCGCCGTCGCCCAGCCCGGCCGCAGCTCCAGCACCCGCTCCTTGGCGGAGCCGCCCTCCGGCCGCGAGGGCCCcaaggagaagctgaagaagcGAAGGTCTCGCAGCTTCCTGAAGAGGATCGAGTCCCTGCGAAGGAAGGACAAAGAGAAAGCTGGCCCGGACGAGAAGGGTGTCCCGAACAGCGGCGTCATGGCCAAACCGGGGTGGGACTCCACCAAGAGTAACGGGGACCTCACAGCCACCAAGGGCAGCTCCCCTAAAAGAGGAGCATCTGCCTCCTTCCACGGCAAAAAACACTTCTTCTCGGTGTCGTACAGGACTAACCGCCTGCTAGGCTCAGGCAGGGGCAAGGGGAGCTCAGAGGCGAAGCGCACCGGGGTCTACCTGGAGGACTACGAGACGGCCGTGACCGCCGGCGGCacctgggctgctggggagcgCCAGCACCGGCCGGCGTGCCGGGGAGATTGCCTGGTCTACGTTCCCAGGGACCACAAGCCGGGCACCTTCCCCAAATCCCTCTCCATCGAGAGCCTGTGccccctgggcagcagctccctgacCAGCTGGAAGGCGGGGGACAAGCCCGTGGGGCTGGCGGGAGGCggagggggcagcagcagcagcgtggagGGCTCGGCCTCCCCGCGGGGCTTCGCCTGCCACCGCCGCcggggctcctgcagctccctgggcagccgGGCGAGCGTGTACGACAACGTGCCCGAGTTCGGCAGCGGCGACGAGTTCTCCAAGGCGGACGGGGAGGTGACCTACCAGAACCTGGACGACATCCTGCAGCACatgtgggggctgcagcagaaagTGGAGCTCTGGTACAAGGCCATCTCCCCCGGCCTGGCCGGGGAGGAcgggggcgaggaggaggaggaggaggaagaggagacgGACTCGGGCGGGGAGCCCACCTTCCCCTCCAACCTGCACTTTGAGGAGCGGTCCATGTCGGACGTCGGCACCTCTGCCAGCGACTTCGACAGCACGGGCAACTCCCTCAACGAGGCCGAGGAGCTGGAGATGCGGGAGCGCCGCGACTCGGGCGTGGGAGCCTCGCTCACCAGGCCCTGCAG aaagctgcGCTGGCACAGCTTCCAGAACTCCCACCGGCCCAGCCTGAACTCTGCCTCGCTGGAGATCAACCGCCAGTCCTCTGCCCAGCTCAACCTGCTCCAGAAGTGCTCCCTGCTCCGGCTCACGGCCATCATGGAGAAGTACTCCGTGCCCCACAAGCAAGCCTGGACGTG GACTGTGCCCAAGTTCATGAAGCGGAGTAAAGTCCCCGACTACAGGGACAAGGCAGTGTTCGGGGTGCCGCCCATCATCAATGTGCAGAGGACGGGGCAGCCGCTGCCGCAGAGCATCCAGCAGGCGATGCGCTACCTCCGCAGCCAGTGCCTGGACCAG GTCGGCATTTTCCGGAAATCGGGGGTGAAGTCCCGCATCCAGGCGCTCCGGCACATGAACGAGACCAGCCCCGACAACGTCAACTACAAGGGGCAGTCGGCGTACGACGTGGCCGACCTGCTGAAGCAATATTTCCGGGACCTGCCGGAGCCCATCTTCACCAGCAAGCTGACCGACACCTTCCTGCAGATCTACCAGT TCGTGTCGAAGGAGCAGCGGCTGCAGGCGGTGCAGGCTGCCATCATCCTGATGCCGGATGAGAACCGCGAGGTGCTGCAGACCCTGCTCTACTTCCTGAGCGACATCGCCTCCGCCGAGGAGAACCAGATGACCGCCGGAAACCTGGCCGTGTGCCTGGCCCCCTCCATCTTCCACCTCAACGTGTCCAAGAAGGAGAGCACCTCGCCGAG GGCCATGCACAGGAGGGGCACCGTGGGGAAGCCCGACCAGAAGGACCTGAACGAGAACATGGCCGCGACGCAGGGGCTCTCCCACATGATCACCGACTGCAAGAAGCTCTTCCAG GTCTCCCACGACATTCTGCtccagctgagcagctcctACATGGCAGCAGATGCTTACCCCCATCCCCTGGCTGACTTTGTGTGCCAAGGGGAAAGCAAGGATTTACACTCCTACTTTGAGCAGAGTGTCCAGAACCTGCTCAAAGAGTCATCGGAGAAATTCAAGGGGTGGCTGAGCACCCCAGGACCCCTGAACACGGAGCTCTCCTGCAAAAAG GTTGGGGACGGGCACCCTCTGCGCTTGTGGAAGGTCTCCACGGATGTTGAGGCCCCTCCCTCGATGGTGCTGCACCGGGTGCTCCGGGAGCGTCACCTCTGGGACGAGgacctgctgcagagcaaagtGGTGGAGGCCCTGGACAAGGACATGGAGGTTTATCACTACGTGACGGACAGCATGGCACCCCACCCGCGCAGGGACTCCGTGGTGCTCAG GCGCTGGCGCACGGACCTGCCGCGGGGAGCCTGCCTGCTCATCTCCATCTCGGTGGAACACGACAAGCTGCAGGCGGAAGGCGGCGTCAAAGCCGTGGTGCTGACGTCCCAGTACCTCATCGAGCCCAGCGGCATGGGCCGCTCCAAGGTGACGCACATCTGCAGGGCTGACCTCAG GGGCCGGTCTCCGGAGTGGTACAACAAGGTCTTCGGGCACCTCTGCGCCATGGAGCTGGCGAGGATCCGAGATTCCTTCCCAGCGCTGAGCCCCAACGGCCCCGAGACCAAGATCTGA
- the STARD8 gene encoding stAR-related lipid transfer protein 8 isoform X1: MPLLDFFWACFKRAKCFTLLEDKKDAEIEAKKACDWLRAAGFPQYAQLYEDSLFPLDIGAVKKDHSFLDQDSLKSLCRRLMTLNTCASMKLEVHFQRKQNEDSEEEDLCAISNRWAFQQESKRWSRVGSVDVLSQASEVPNCTMRQASSRESVLTDLSTNLEAVSLHSSVSTGSTSGTPGIVVTPPEPSPARDAAAVAQPGRSSSTRSLAEPPSGREGPKEKLKKRRSRSFLKRIESLRRKDKEKAGPDEKGVPNSGVMAKPGWDSTKSNGDLTATKGSSPKRGASASFHGKKHFFSVSYRTNRLLGSGRGKGSSEAKRTGVYLEDYETAVTAGGTWAAGERQHRPACRGDCLVYVPRDHKPGTFPKSLSIESLCPLGSSSLTSWKAGDKPVGLAGGGGGSSSSVEGSASPRGFACHRRRGSCSSLGSRASVYDNVPEFGSGDEFSKADGEVTYQNLDDILQHMWGLQQKVELWYKAISPGLAGEDGGEEEEEEEEETDSGGEPTFPSNLHFEERSMSDVGTSASDFDSTGNSLNEAEELEMRERRDSGVGASLTRPCRKLRWHSFQNSHRPSLNSASLEINRQSSAQLNLLQKCSLLRLTAIMEKYSVPHKQAWTWTVPKFMKRSKVPDYRDKAVFGVPPIINVQRTGQPLPQSIQQAMRYLRSQCLDQVGIFRKSGVKSRIQALRHMNETSPDNVNYKGQSAYDVADLLKQYFRDLPEPIFTSKLTDTFLQIYQFVSKEQRLQAVQAAIILMPDENREVLQTLLYFLSDIASAEENQMTAGNLAVCLAPSIFHLNVSKKESTSPRAMHRRGTVGKPDQKDLNENMAATQGLSHMITDCKKLFQVSHDILLQLSSSYMAADAYPHPLADFVCQGESKDLHSYFEQSVQNLLKESSEKFKGWLSTPGPLNTELSCKKVGDGHPLRLWKVSTDVEAPPSMVLHRVLRERHLWDEDLLQSKVVEALDKDMEVYHYVTDSMAPHPRRDSVVLRRWRTDLPRGACLLISISVEHDKLQAEGGVKAVVLTSQYLIEPSGMGRSKVTHICRADLRGRSPEWYNKVFGHLCAMELARIRDSFPALSPNGPETKI; this comes from the exons ACTCGCTGTTCCCACTTGACATCGGCGCTGTGAAGAAAGACCACAGTTTCCTGGACCAGGACTCCCTCAAATCCCTCTGCAG GAGGCTGATGACCCTGAACACGTGTGCCTCCATGAAGCTGGAAGTCCACTTTCAGCGTAAACAG AATGAAGACTCCGAGGAAGAGGACCTGTGTGCCATCAGCAACCGGTGGGCTTTCCAGCAGGAAAGCAAGAGGTGGTCCCGGGTGGGCTCTGTCGACGTCCTCTCCCAGGCCTCCGAGGTGCCCAACTGCACCATGCGGCAGGCGTCCAGCCGCGAGAGCGTCCTCACCGACCTCAGCACCAACCTGGAGGCCGTGTCCCTGCACAGCAGCGTCAGCACGGGCAGCACGAGCGGCACGCCCGGCATCGTGGTCACGCCGCCCGAGCCGTCTCCTGCCCGCGACGCTGCCGCCGTCGCCCAGCCCGGCCGCAGCTCCAGCACCCGCTCCTTGGCGGAGCCGCCCTCCGGCCGCGAGGGCCCcaaggagaagctgaagaagcGAAGGTCTCGCAGCTTCCTGAAGAGGATCGAGTCCCTGCGAAGGAAGGACAAAGAGAAAGCTGGCCCGGACGAGAAGGGTGTCCCGAACAGCGGCGTCATGGCCAAACCGGGGTGGGACTCCACCAAGAGTAACGGGGACCTCACAGCCACCAAGGGCAGCTCCCCTAAAAGAGGAGCATCTGCCTCCTTCCACGGCAAAAAACACTTCTTCTCGGTGTCGTACAGGACTAACCGCCTGCTAGGCTCAGGCAGGGGCAAGGGGAGCTCAGAGGCGAAGCGCACCGGGGTCTACCTGGAGGACTACGAGACGGCCGTGACCGCCGGCGGCacctgggctgctggggagcgCCAGCACCGGCCGGCGTGCCGGGGAGATTGCCTGGTCTACGTTCCCAGGGACCACAAGCCGGGCACCTTCCCCAAATCCCTCTCCATCGAGAGCCTGTGccccctgggcagcagctccctgacCAGCTGGAAGGCGGGGGACAAGCCCGTGGGGCTGGCGGGAGGCggagggggcagcagcagcagcgtggagGGCTCGGCCTCCCCGCGGGGCTTCGCCTGCCACCGCCGCcggggctcctgcagctccctgggcagccgGGCGAGCGTGTACGACAACGTGCCCGAGTTCGGCAGCGGCGACGAGTTCTCCAAGGCGGACGGGGAGGTGACCTACCAGAACCTGGACGACATCCTGCAGCACatgtgggggctgcagcagaaagTGGAGCTCTGGTACAAGGCCATCTCCCCCGGCCTGGCCGGGGAGGAcgggggcgaggaggaggaggaggaggaagaggagacgGACTCGGGCGGGGAGCCCACCTTCCCCTCCAACCTGCACTTTGAGGAGCGGTCCATGTCGGACGTCGGCACCTCTGCCAGCGACTTCGACAGCACGGGCAACTCCCTCAACGAGGCCGAGGAGCTGGAGATGCGGGAGCGCCGCGACTCGGGCGTGGGAGCCTCGCTCACCAGGCCCTGCAG aaagctgcGCTGGCACAGCTTCCAGAACTCCCACCGGCCCAGCCTGAACTCTGCCTCGCTGGAGATCAACCGCCAGTCCTCTGCCCAGCTCAACCTGCTCCAGAAGTGCTCCCTGCTCCGGCTCACGGCCATCATGGAGAAGTACTCCGTGCCCCACAAGCAAGCCTGGACGTG GACTGTGCCCAAGTTCATGAAGCGGAGTAAAGTCCCCGACTACAGGGACAAGGCAGTGTTCGGGGTGCCGCCCATCATCAATGTGCAGAGGACGGGGCAGCCGCTGCCGCAGAGCATCCAGCAGGCGATGCGCTACCTCCGCAGCCAGTGCCTGGACCAG GTCGGCATTTTCCGGAAATCGGGGGTGAAGTCCCGCATCCAGGCGCTCCGGCACATGAACGAGACCAGCCCCGACAACGTCAACTACAAGGGGCAGTCGGCGTACGACGTGGCCGACCTGCTGAAGCAATATTTCCGGGACCTGCCGGAGCCCATCTTCACCAGCAAGCTGACCGACACCTTCCTGCAGATCTACCAGT TCGTGTCGAAGGAGCAGCGGCTGCAGGCGGTGCAGGCTGCCATCATCCTGATGCCGGATGAGAACCGCGAGGTGCTGCAGACCCTGCTCTACTTCCTGAGCGACATCGCCTCCGCCGAGGAGAACCAGATGACCGCCGGAAACCTGGCCGTGTGCCTGGCCCCCTCCATCTTCCACCTCAACGTGTCCAAGAAGGAGAGCACCTCGCCGAG GGCCATGCACAGGAGGGGCACCGTGGGGAAGCCCGACCAGAAGGACCTGAACGAGAACATGGCCGCGACGCAGGGGCTCTCCCACATGATCACCGACTGCAAGAAGCTCTTCCAG GTCTCCCACGACATTCTGCtccagctgagcagctcctACATGGCAGCAGATGCTTACCCCCATCCCCTGGCTGACTTTGTGTGCCAAGGGGAAAGCAAGGATTTACACTCCTACTTTGAGCAGAGTGTCCAGAACCTGCTCAAAGAGTCATCGGAGAAATTCAAGGGGTGGCTGAGCACCCCAGGACCCCTGAACACGGAGCTCTCCTGCAAAAAG GTTGGGGACGGGCACCCTCTGCGCTTGTGGAAGGTCTCCACGGATGTTGAGGCCCCTCCCTCGATGGTGCTGCACCGGGTGCTCCGGGAGCGTCACCTCTGGGACGAGgacctgctgcagagcaaagtGGTGGAGGCCCTGGACAAGGACATGGAGGTTTATCACTACGTGACGGACAGCATGGCACCCCACCCGCGCAGGGACTCCGTGGTGCTCAG GCGCTGGCGCACGGACCTGCCGCGGGGAGCCTGCCTGCTCATCTCCATCTCGGTGGAACACGACAAGCTGCAGGCGGAAGGCGGCGTCAAAGCCGTGGTGCTGACGTCCCAGTACCTCATCGAGCCCAGCGGCATGGGCCGCTCCAAGGTGACGCACATCTGCAGGGCTGACCTCAG GGGCCGGTCTCCGGAGTGGTACAACAAGGTCTTCGGGCACCTCTGCGCCATGGAGCTGGCGAGGATCCGAGATTCCTTCCCAGCGCTGAGCCCCAACGGCCCCGAGACCAAGATCTGA
- the STARD8 gene encoding stAR-related lipid transfer protein 8 isoform X3, translating to MTLNTCASMKLEVHFQRKQNEDSEEEDLCAISNRWAFQQESKRWSRVGSVDVLSQASEVPNCTMRQASSRESVLTDLSTNLEAVSLHSSVSTGSTSGTPGIVVTPPEPSPARDAAAVAQPGRSSSTRSLAEPPSGREGPKEKLKKRRSRSFLKRIESLRRKDKEKAGPDEKGVPNSGVMAKPGWDSTKSNGDLTATKGSSPKRGASASFHGKKHFFSVSYRTNRLLGSGRGKGSSEAKRTGVYLEDYETAVTAGGTWAAGERQHRPACRGDCLVYVPRDHKPGTFPKSLSIESLCPLGSSSLTSWKAGDKPVGLAGGGGGSSSSVEGSASPRGFACHRRRGSCSSLGSRASVYDNVPEFGSGDEFSKADGEVTYQNLDDILQHMWGLQQKVELWYKAISPGLAGEDGGEEEEEEEEETDSGGEPTFPSNLHFEERSMSDVGTSASDFDSTGNSLNEAEELEMRERRDSGVGASLTRPCRKLRWHSFQNSHRPSLNSASLEINRQSSAQLNLLQKCSLLRLTAIMEKYSVPHKQAWTWTVPKFMKRSKVPDYRDKAVFGVPPIINVQRTGQPLPQSIQQAMRYLRSQCLDQVGIFRKSGVKSRIQALRHMNETSPDNVNYKGQSAYDVADLLKQYFRDLPEPIFTSKLTDTFLQIYQFVSKEQRLQAVQAAIILMPDENREVLQTLLYFLSDIASAEENQMTAGNLAVCLAPSIFHLNVSKKESTSPRAMHRRGTVGKPDQKDLNENMAATQGLSHMITDCKKLFQVSHDILLQLSSSYMAADAYPHPLADFVCQGESKDLHSYFEQSVQNLLKESSEKFKGWLSTPGPLNTELSCKKVGDGHPLRLWKVSTDVEAPPSMVLHRVLRERHLWDEDLLQSKVVEALDKDMEVYHYVTDSMAPHPRRDSVVLRRWRTDLPRGACLLISISVEHDKLQAEGGVKAVVLTSQYLIEPSGMGRSKVTHICRADLRGRSPEWYNKVFGHLCAMELARIRDSFPALSPNGPETKI from the exons ATGACCCTGAACACGTGTGCCTCCATGAAGCTGGAAGTCCACTTTCAGCGTAAACAG AATGAAGACTCCGAGGAAGAGGACCTGTGTGCCATCAGCAACCGGTGGGCTTTCCAGCAGGAAAGCAAGAGGTGGTCCCGGGTGGGCTCTGTCGACGTCCTCTCCCAGGCCTCCGAGGTGCCCAACTGCACCATGCGGCAGGCGTCCAGCCGCGAGAGCGTCCTCACCGACCTCAGCACCAACCTGGAGGCCGTGTCCCTGCACAGCAGCGTCAGCACGGGCAGCACGAGCGGCACGCCCGGCATCGTGGTCACGCCGCCCGAGCCGTCTCCTGCCCGCGACGCTGCCGCCGTCGCCCAGCCCGGCCGCAGCTCCAGCACCCGCTCCTTGGCGGAGCCGCCCTCCGGCCGCGAGGGCCCcaaggagaagctgaagaagcGAAGGTCTCGCAGCTTCCTGAAGAGGATCGAGTCCCTGCGAAGGAAGGACAAAGAGAAAGCTGGCCCGGACGAGAAGGGTGTCCCGAACAGCGGCGTCATGGCCAAACCGGGGTGGGACTCCACCAAGAGTAACGGGGACCTCACAGCCACCAAGGGCAGCTCCCCTAAAAGAGGAGCATCTGCCTCCTTCCACGGCAAAAAACACTTCTTCTCGGTGTCGTACAGGACTAACCGCCTGCTAGGCTCAGGCAGGGGCAAGGGGAGCTCAGAGGCGAAGCGCACCGGGGTCTACCTGGAGGACTACGAGACGGCCGTGACCGCCGGCGGCacctgggctgctggggagcgCCAGCACCGGCCGGCGTGCCGGGGAGATTGCCTGGTCTACGTTCCCAGGGACCACAAGCCGGGCACCTTCCCCAAATCCCTCTCCATCGAGAGCCTGTGccccctgggcagcagctccctgacCAGCTGGAAGGCGGGGGACAAGCCCGTGGGGCTGGCGGGAGGCggagggggcagcagcagcagcgtggagGGCTCGGCCTCCCCGCGGGGCTTCGCCTGCCACCGCCGCcggggctcctgcagctccctgggcagccgGGCGAGCGTGTACGACAACGTGCCCGAGTTCGGCAGCGGCGACGAGTTCTCCAAGGCGGACGGGGAGGTGACCTACCAGAACCTGGACGACATCCTGCAGCACatgtgggggctgcagcagaaagTGGAGCTCTGGTACAAGGCCATCTCCCCCGGCCTGGCCGGGGAGGAcgggggcgaggaggaggaggaggaggaagaggagacgGACTCGGGCGGGGAGCCCACCTTCCCCTCCAACCTGCACTTTGAGGAGCGGTCCATGTCGGACGTCGGCACCTCTGCCAGCGACTTCGACAGCACGGGCAACTCCCTCAACGAGGCCGAGGAGCTGGAGATGCGGGAGCGCCGCGACTCGGGCGTGGGAGCCTCGCTCACCAGGCCCTGCAG aaagctgcGCTGGCACAGCTTCCAGAACTCCCACCGGCCCAGCCTGAACTCTGCCTCGCTGGAGATCAACCGCCAGTCCTCTGCCCAGCTCAACCTGCTCCAGAAGTGCTCCCTGCTCCGGCTCACGGCCATCATGGAGAAGTACTCCGTGCCCCACAAGCAAGCCTGGACGTG GACTGTGCCCAAGTTCATGAAGCGGAGTAAAGTCCCCGACTACAGGGACAAGGCAGTGTTCGGGGTGCCGCCCATCATCAATGTGCAGAGGACGGGGCAGCCGCTGCCGCAGAGCATCCAGCAGGCGATGCGCTACCTCCGCAGCCAGTGCCTGGACCAG GTCGGCATTTTCCGGAAATCGGGGGTGAAGTCCCGCATCCAGGCGCTCCGGCACATGAACGAGACCAGCCCCGACAACGTCAACTACAAGGGGCAGTCGGCGTACGACGTGGCCGACCTGCTGAAGCAATATTTCCGGGACCTGCCGGAGCCCATCTTCACCAGCAAGCTGACCGACACCTTCCTGCAGATCTACCAGT TCGTGTCGAAGGAGCAGCGGCTGCAGGCGGTGCAGGCTGCCATCATCCTGATGCCGGATGAGAACCGCGAGGTGCTGCAGACCCTGCTCTACTTCCTGAGCGACATCGCCTCCGCCGAGGAGAACCAGATGACCGCCGGAAACCTGGCCGTGTGCCTGGCCCCCTCCATCTTCCACCTCAACGTGTCCAAGAAGGAGAGCACCTCGCCGAG GGCCATGCACAGGAGGGGCACCGTGGGGAAGCCCGACCAGAAGGACCTGAACGAGAACATGGCCGCGACGCAGGGGCTCTCCCACATGATCACCGACTGCAAGAAGCTCTTCCAG GTCTCCCACGACATTCTGCtccagctgagcagctcctACATGGCAGCAGATGCTTACCCCCATCCCCTGGCTGACTTTGTGTGCCAAGGGGAAAGCAAGGATTTACACTCCTACTTTGAGCAGAGTGTCCAGAACCTGCTCAAAGAGTCATCGGAGAAATTCAAGGGGTGGCTGAGCACCCCAGGACCCCTGAACACGGAGCTCTCCTGCAAAAAG GTTGGGGACGGGCACCCTCTGCGCTTGTGGAAGGTCTCCACGGATGTTGAGGCCCCTCCCTCGATGGTGCTGCACCGGGTGCTCCGGGAGCGTCACCTCTGGGACGAGgacctgctgcagagcaaagtGGTGGAGGCCCTGGACAAGGACATGGAGGTTTATCACTACGTGACGGACAGCATGGCACCCCACCCGCGCAGGGACTCCGTGGTGCTCAG GCGCTGGCGCACGGACCTGCCGCGGGGAGCCTGCCTGCTCATCTCCATCTCGGTGGAACACGACAAGCTGCAGGCGGAAGGCGGCGTCAAAGCCGTGGTGCTGACGTCCCAGTACCTCATCGAGCCCAGCGGCATGGGCCGCTCCAAGGTGACGCACATCTGCAGGGCTGACCTCAG GGGCCGGTCTCCGGAGTGGTACAACAAGGTCTTCGGGCACCTCTGCGCCATGGAGCTGGCGAGGATCCGAGATTCCTTCCCAGCGCTGAGCCCCAACGGCCCCGAGACCAAGATCTGA